From Salvelinus fontinalis isolate EN_2023a chromosome 37, ASM2944872v1, whole genome shotgun sequence, the proteins below share one genomic window:
- the LOC129836051 gene encoding NK1 transcription factor-related protein 2-like, which yields MLDSNESNVKMTSSHRISFSIIDIMDPNKFNSKKILELFPTKDTFPSQNLRVARLEEDAGADGVPPLVRTEAAGEDTGTDHSSSADLKHQAAVNNPLSVHSTTEPEEQEEGAGDSISSSVGTSATHDPSPHKRRRSDHGCAKPRRARTAFTYEQLVALENKFRSTKYLSVCDRLNLALSLSLTETQVKIWFQNRRTKWKKQNPGADSTMSPGSNSLVSVNPCPVTCVSSSASYQTFPSFSSGNMIFHTAAVPLSSTGGLLHHFLPNGYHLQPSYFTPHL from the exons ATGTTGGATTCCAATGAGTCTAATGTGAAAATGACATCTAGTCATAGGATTTCTTTTTCTATAATTGATATAATGGACCCAAATAAATTTAATAGCAAGAAGATACTCGAACTTTTCCCAACAAAGGATACGTTTCCTTCGCAGAACTTACGAGTGGCACGTTTGGAAGAGGATGCTGGCGCAGATGGAGTGCCGCCACTTGTGCGCACGGAAGCAGCAG GTGAAGACACAGGGACTGACCACTCAAGTAGCGCAGATCTTAAGCACCAGGCAGCCGTCAACAACCCACTTTCAGTACACTCAACGACTGAGCCAGAGGAGCAAGAAGAGGGGGCCGGGGACAGCATCAGCAGCAGCGTCGGAACTTCAGCCACACATGACCCCTCGCCTCACAAACGGCGGCGCTCGGATCACGGTTGCGCCAAGCCGCGACGCGCCAGGACTGCCTTCACATACGAACAACTGGTGGCCCTGGAGAACAAATTCCGCTCTACGAAATACCTGTCAGTGTGTGACAGACTCAACCTGGCTCTGTCCCTCAGCCTCACCGAGACGCAGGTCAAGATCTGGTTCCAGAACAGAAGAACCAAGTGGAAGAAACAGAACCCGGGCGCGGACAGCACGATGTCGCCTGGGTCGAACTCTTTGGTCAGCGTCAACCCATGTCCTGTGACTTGTGTCTCGAGTTCAGCCAGTTACCAAACTTTCCCGTCCTTCAGCTCTGGGAATATGATCTTCCACACTGCCGCGGTTCCTTTGTCGTCCACTGGAGGGCTGTTACATCACTTCTTGCCCAATGGTTATCATCTCCAGCCGTCCTACTTTACCCCACATTTATGA